In Acidimicrobiales bacterium, the genomic stretch AGAAAGGCGGCGGCCTCGATGTCGTCCAGCTCCACCGGGGCATCGAACACGCCTGTGACGCCGGCGAGGGCAAAGTCGGCCATACCCCCGAAGGACATGTTGCACATCGCGACGACCCGGCGTCCGAGCCAGTGCTCATTACCTTCGCTGGCGGCCTCTACTACACCGCACACCTCCATCCCCAGGGTGAAGGGAGGTTGGGCCATAACACTCGCCACGCCCCCCTTGCACCGTGCGATGTCCCCGAAGTTGATAGGCGCCGCGGACACCGCCACGCGAACTCCACCCGGGTCGACGTCGGGCACCGGGATGTCCTGGACCTCGATGACCTCCGTGGGCCGGCCGTGCCGTAGGACCCGAACCGCTCTCACCGACCACCTCTCCAAAGTTGGTCTGCCGCGGAGTTGCGCCACATTGGAGCAACTCACGTTCCTCCCTCAATCCCCCCCATGGGAACGGAGTATGGTTTTTATACCACTCACCGCTGGTTGTTACAATACGTGATATGGCAAGCCAGACCCGGGTCGCCGCGCGACGGGGGCGCCCGCCGAGCGGAGAGTCGCTGGTGCGCGACGAGGTGGTCCGGGCCGCCGCCGACCTCGTCGACCTGAACGGTTGGAATTCCCTCACCCTCGCCGGCTTGGCCCGTGAGCTCGGGAGGCATGCGACATCGATGTATGCGCACGTGGACAGCCTTGAGGACCTGCGCAAGGGAATCTCCCTCCTGGCCGCCGAGGAGCTTTCGGACAAGGTCTGGTCGGCCGCCATCGGGAAGATCGGAGCCGAGGCTCTCGCCGCTATCGCACGCGAGTATCGGTCCTATGCCGAAGCTCACCCAGGGCGCACCGCCTCCCTATCGGCGATCGACCGCAGCGATACGGACTTTGCCCCCCGGATGGCCCGGCTCCACGAGCCATTGGCGGCGACCTTCCGGTCGTTCGGTCTCGACGACGCCCAATGCGCGTCGGCGCACCAGATCTTCGGCGCGACGGTCAACGGACTGGTCAGCACGGGCGGGGCCCACGAACTGGATCAGGCCGTTGCGCTCTTCGTCGTGGCGCTCTCCACCGGAACCTGGCCTCCATCTCGGAGCTGAGGGAGTCTCATCGCAACGCGCGACGAGCGGATGAGAGATATACGGACGTGCCCGCCCCGGCGCATGGGAATGTTCTCTACCGTCGTTGGCTCAAACCCAGACCGACGCGTATCTGATCGACCTGGGCCTTCAGGACAACCTCGTCATTGGGCTGCTCGGCGAAAACGTCTGCCCAGGTGATGGGTCCTCCCGGCGCTGGATCATCCACGTATCGCGGCAGGACGTGGGTGTGTAGATGCGGAACCCAGTTGCCGAGGGTCAGCAGGTTCATCTTCATCGGCTTGAACTCGGCCTCGAGGACGCGGGCCACCGACATCACGTCGCGCCAGTAGCCCGCGGCGGCATCGTCGTTGAGGTCGCTGGCCTCTGTGACGTGGCCGTCCTTCCAGATGACCACGCAGTACCCGGCGAGGCGGCTGCGCCGCTCCAACTGCACCTCGGTGAAGGTCAGTTCGGCCACGAAGAATCCGTGTTCGTTGTCGCCGCCGCCGATGGAGGCGCACATCGGGCAGTCCTGTCCGCGTTTCCGCTGCTCCCAGTCGTCCGGCCAGCCGCTCACCGGGTTACACGGTAGACGTGGGCGCGTTCATCGAGGGCGGGACCTGCCGAGGCGGCCATGATCGATACGAACGCTCGCGTCTGCGCGTTGCCAGCGAGCATCATGACCCCGCAGCGGGCAGCTTCAGTGTCCCCGCCTTGCTCTATAACGATCCGGTTGAGCCGGAGGCGCGAAGAGGGGCAATCCAGCCAAAACTAGACGAAACCTATCTGATTTGACAGATAATGGACGGGTGCCGGCACCTTCCCGCAGCCAGTCTGCTGTTGCCAGCGCGGGCAGGAGCGCAGGCGACGGGAGTACGAA encodes the following:
- a CDS encoding WHG domain-containing protein — encoded protein: MASQTRVAARRGRPPSGESLVRDEVVRAAADLVDLNGWNSLTLAGLARELGRHATSMYAHVDSLEDLRKGISLLAAEELSDKVWSAAIGKIGAEALAAIAREYRSYAEAHPGRTASLSAIDRSDTDFAPRMARLHEPLAATFRSFGLDDAQCASAHQIFGATVNGLVSTGGAHELDQAVALFVVALSTGTWPPSRS
- a CDS encoding HIT family protein, yielding MSGWPDDWEQRKRGQDCPMCASIGGGDNEHGFFVAELTFTEVQLERRSRLAGYCVVIWKDGHVTEASDLNDDAAAGYWRDVMSVARVLEAEFKPMKMNLLTLGNWVPHLHTHVLPRYVDDPAPGGPITWADVFAEQPNDEVVLKAQVDQIRVGLGLSQRR